A single genomic interval of Caretta caretta isolate rCarCar2 chromosome 23, rCarCar1.hap1, whole genome shotgun sequence harbors:
- the LOC125627971 gene encoding E3 ubiquitin-protein ligase TRIM7, translated as MAQCASCKLVKYLNDLESREFQMFKFHLENYPLEDGYKRIPRSKTEVAEAMDIAWAMVQVYQESKALQMAVKILDGINRKDLSLRIQKDMPKIFCQMPEPAGASEDDENDQQENSELYDQFFGSKKKVEVKLDPNTAFRTLLISQDQKSVRLGDCAQNLPCSSERFYFQPCVLGTPGISGGRLDWAVEVGAGKGWIVGAVRESVKRNVYLYITAEQGFWGLELNHGKYKALSTPKTTLFLREPLRRIKVHLDFILGKLSFYNNDAGEHIFTFNYPFSEKMFPFFLTWDTEVPLQLCPCD; from the exons ATGGCACAGTGCGCGTCCTGCAAGCTCGTCAAGTATTTGAACGATCTAGAATCAAGAGAGTTCCAGATGTTCAAGTTTCACCTGGAGAACTATCCCCTGGAAGACGGCTACAAGCGAATCCCCCGCTCCAAGACGGAGGTGGCTGAAGCCATGGACATAGCTTGGGCCATGGTCCAGGTTTACCAGGAGTCCAAGGCTCTGCAAATGGCAGTGAAGATATTGGATGGTATTAACCGGAAGGATCTGTCGCTAAGGATCCAAAAGGACATGCCGAAGA TTTTCTGTCAGATGCCAGAGCCGGCTGGCGCTAGCGAGGACGACGagaatgaccagcaggagaaCTCGGAGCTGTACGATCAATTTTTCGGAAGCAAGAAGAAAG TGGAGGTGAAGCTGGATCCCAACACGGCGTTCCGCACGCTGCTGATCTCCCAAGACCAGAAAAGTGTGCGGCTCGGGGACTGCGCTCAGAACCTTCCCTGCAGCTCAGAGCGTTTTTATTttcagccctgtgtgctgggcacCCCGGGCATCTCTGGGGGGCGGCTGGACTGGGCAGTGGAGGTGGGTGCCGGGAAAGGCTGGATCGTCGGCGCCGTCCGGGAGTCAGTGAAGAGGAACGTGTATCTCTACATAACGGCtgagcaggggttctgggggctggAGCTGAACCATGGGAAGTACAAGGCGCTCAGCACCCCTAAGACGACGCTTTTCCTACGGGAGCCTCTGCGCAGGATCAAGGTGCATCTAGACTTCATCCTTGGAAAACTCTCCTTCTACAACAACGACGCCGGGGAGCACATCTTCACCTTCAACTACCCCTTCTCCGAGAAGATGTTCCCCTTCTTCTTGACCTGGGACACGGAGGTCCCCCTCCAGCTCTGTCCATGTGACTGA